The following are encoded in a window of Clostridium thermarum genomic DNA:
- a CDS encoding zinc-ribbon domain-containing protein — MADKNLVCKDCGKEFVFTEGEQAFYKEKGFENDPVRCPECRKARKQQNNRGFRR, encoded by the coding sequence AAAAATTTAGTATGCAAAGATTGTGGAAAAGAATTCGTTTTCACTGAAGGCGAGCAGGCTTTCTACAAGGAAAAAGGATTCGAAAATGATCCAGTAAGATGTCCTGAGTGCAGAAAAGCAAGAAAGCAACAGAACAACAGAGGATTCAGAAGATAA